From a region of the Desulfonatronum sp. SC1 genome:
- a CDS encoding substrate-binding domain-containing protein has protein sequence MRKIVSIVIGAALVLAALPALAQDKVITMSTTTSTEASGLLDFLLPEFLKDTGITVRVMSKGTGAALKDGMDGNADVVFVHDVAREEQFVAEGYGTKRYYVMYNDFIIVGPESDPAGIKDAPNSAEAMKRIAAAKAPFVSRGDDSGTHSRERQLWEATGLALTDAKSPQDADGWYFSIGQGMGEALIFAEEKEGYVLADRGTYLQYKFGRTQPYDLVVVYEGDDMLKNPYGVIPVNPEKHPHVKFDLADTFAQWLVSERGQQVIADYQLHDQPLFFPDAK, from the coding sequence ATGCGAAAAATCGTTTCCATCGTAATTGGCGCTGCTCTTGTATTGGCGGCGCTTCCGGCCCTGGCCCAAGACAAGGTGATCACCATGAGCACCACCACCAGCACCGAGGCTTCGGGGTTGTTGGACTTTTTGTTGCCGGAGTTTCTCAAGGATACCGGGATCACCGTGCGGGTGATGTCCAAGGGCACCGGAGCCGCCTTGAAGGACGGCATGGACGGCAACGCGGACGTGGTCTTCGTGCATGACGTGGCCCGAGAAGAACAGTTCGTGGCCGAAGGGTACGGCACGAAGCGCTACTACGTGATGTACAACGATTTCATCATCGTTGGCCCGGAGAGCGATCCGGCCGGGATCAAGGACGCGCCGAACTCCGCGGAGGCCATGAAACGCATTGCCGCGGCCAAGGCCCCCTTTGTCTCCCGAGGTGACGACAGTGGTACGCACTCGCGGGAAAGGCAGCTCTGGGAAGCCACCGGACTGGCTCTGACGGACGCGAAGTCGCCCCAGGACGCCGACGGTTGGTACTTTTCCATCGGCCAGGGCATGGGCGAGGCCCTGATCTTCGCCGAGGAGAAGGAAGGTTACGTCCTTGCGGACCGCGGAACCTATCTACAGTACAAGTTCGGACGCACCCAGCCCTATGATCTCGTGGTCGTTTACGAAGGCGACGACATGCTCAAGAACCCCTATGGCGTGATCCCGGTCAATCCGGAAAAGCATCCTCACGTGAAGTTCGATCTGGCCGATACCTTCGCCCAGTGGCTGGTCTCCGAGCGCGGCCAGCAGGTCATCGCCGACTACCAGCTCCACGACCAACCGCTGTTCTTCCCGGATGCGAAATAG
- the dsrA gene encoding dissimilatory-type sulfite reductase subunit alpha: MAKHKTPLLDELEKGPWPSFVSDIKREAESRAKNEKGVEYQIPVDVCDDLLGVLELSYNDGETHWKHGGIVGVFGYGGGVIGRYCDQPEQFPGVAHFHTVRVNQPSGLYYTTEFLNQLSDLWELRGSGLTNMHGSTGDIVWLGTTTPQLEEIFYELTHNLDTDLGGSGSNLRTPACCLGMSRCEFACIDAQAICHDFTNEFQDFLHRPAFPYKFKFKFDGCPNGCVASIARSDLSFIGLWKDNIRIDQKAVKAYIGGEIPPNGGAHAGRDWGKFDIQKEIIALCPTQCMWMEGDTLKINDKECNHCMHCINAMPRALRIGEDTGCAMLLGAKAPILDGAQMGTLVVPFIKCEAPYTEIKDLIEKLFEFWMEEGKNRERVGETMKRVGLYKILQVLEVEVDARVVQEPRTNPYIFWKEEEVPGGWDRQIADYRSRHKM, from the coding sequence ATGGCGAAACACAAGACCCCGTTGTTGGACGAGCTGGAAAAAGGACCATGGCCCAGCTTTGTTTCCGACATCAAGCGGGAAGCGGAGTCCAGGGCGAAGAACGAAAAAGGCGTTGAGTACCAGATCCCGGTGGACGTCTGTGACGATCTGTTGGGCGTATTGGAACTCTCCTACAACGACGGCGAGACCCACTGGAAGCACGGCGGCATCGTCGGCGTTTTCGGTTACGGCGGCGGTGTTATCGGCCGGTACTGCGACCAGCCTGAGCAGTTCCCCGGCGTGGCGCACTTCCACACGGTCCGCGTCAACCAGCCTTCGGGCTTGTACTACACCACGGAATTCCTGAATCAGCTGAGCGATCTCTGGGAACTCCGCGGCAGCGGCCTGACCAACATGCACGGCTCCACCGGCGACATCGTCTGGCTGGGCACCACCACCCCGCAGTTGGAAGAAATCTTCTATGAACTGACCCACAATCTGGATACCGACCTGGGCGGCTCCGGCTCCAACCTGCGTACCCCGGCCTGCTGTCTGGGCATGTCCCGTTGCGAGTTCGCCTGTATCGACGCGCAGGCCATATGTCACGACTTCACGAATGAATTTCAGGACTTCCTGCACCGTCCCGCTTTTCCTTACAAGTTCAAGTTCAAGTTTGACGGCTGCCCCAACGGCTGCGTGGCCTCCATCGCCCGCTCCGACCTGTCCTTCATCGGCCTGTGGAAGGACAACATCCGCATCGACCAGAAAGCGGTCAAGGCCTACATTGGCGGCGAGATTCCCCCGAACGGCGGAGCCCATGCCGGTCGCGACTGGGGCAAGTTCGACATCCAGAAGGAAATCATCGCCCTCTGCCCGACCCAGTGTATGTGGATGGAAGGCGACACCCTGAAGATCAACGACAAAGAGTGCAATCACTGCATGCACTGCATCAACGCCATGCCGCGCGCCCTGCGGATCGGCGAAGACACCGGCTGCGCCATGCTCCTGGGCGCCAAGGCCCCGATCCTGGACGGCGCCCAGATGGGCACCCTGGTCGTTCCCTTTATTAAGTGCGAAGCCCCCTACACCGAAATCAAGGATCTGATCGAGAAGCTCTTTGAGTTCTGGATGGAAGAAGGCAAGAACCGTGAGCGAGTCGGTGAAACCATGAAGCGCGTCGGCCTGTACAAGATTCTGCAGGTTCTGGAAGTCGAGGTCGATGCCCGCGTGGTTCAGGAGCCGCGGACCAACCCGTACATCTTCTGGAAGGAAGAGGAAGTGCCCGGCGGTTGGGACCGACAGATCGCAGACTACAGAAGCCGTCACAAAATGTAA
- a CDS encoding ATP/GTP-binding protein — translation MLTSLTVTRFSLFAEAKLDFTPGLNVIVGENSTGKSHLLKLAYVVSALQSESSEETAPEIHFHLDERIAEKLVAVFRPDFLGGLVNRSSGRSRCVVHADFQGHALRFSFAPNSRKKVVIEAHTPPKTAKSPVMLPPKEALSLFPSLVGSYERRELPMDETYYDLCRKFQAGPLKPSQLHPVASLIQELETILRGKVLLEHGRFHVKTSDKGKLEIGLLAEGLRKIAQLAYLLLNGTLCRGCTLFWDEPDSNLNPRLIRKVAQALLATAQAGIQVVIATHSLFLLRELALLNRSHAVQTLFTGLEYNNSGVVAHQDEDIEGLPNIAALEEELDQSDRYLEQHFEAAHVEGLGNEQESQSASPGETDR, via the coding sequence ATGCTGACATCGCTCACCGTTACCCGGTTTTCCCTGTTCGCCGAAGCCAAGCTGGACTTCACTCCCGGCTTGAACGTCATTGTCGGAGAAAACAGCACGGGCAAGAGTCACCTGCTCAAACTCGCCTATGTGGTCAGCGCTCTGCAAAGCGAGAGTTCCGAGGAAACGGCCCCGGAAATCCACTTCCACCTGGACGAACGGATCGCGGAAAAATTGGTGGCCGTGTTTCGGCCGGATTTTCTAGGCGGACTGGTCAATCGTTCTTCCGGACGGTCGCGCTGCGTGGTACATGCCGACTTCCAGGGGCATGCCCTGCGCTTCAGCTTCGCGCCCAACAGCCGCAAAAAGGTGGTCATCGAAGCGCATACACCCCCAAAAACCGCCAAGTCACCGGTGATGCTCCCTCCCAAGGAAGCCCTGTCCCTTTTCCCTAGTTTGGTCGGCTCCTACGAGCGCCGCGAACTGCCCATGGACGAGACCTATTACGACCTGTGCCGAAAATTCCAGGCCGGGCCGTTGAAGCCGTCTCAATTGCATCCGGTAGCCTCCCTGATTCAAGAACTGGAGACCATCCTGCGGGGCAAAGTCCTTCTAGAGCACGGACGTTTTCACGTCAAAACCAGTGACAAAGGCAAGCTGGAAATCGGTTTGCTGGCCGAGGGACTGCGCAAGATCGCCCAACTGGCGTACTTGTTGCTGAACGGAACCCTGTGTCGAGGATGCACGCTGTTTTGGGATGAACCGGACAGTAATCTGAATCCCAGATTGATCCGCAAGGTAGCTCAGGCGCTGCTGGCTACGGCCCAGGCCGGAATCCAGGTTGTCATCGCCACCCACAGCCTTTTTCTGCTCAGAGAGTTGGCCTTGTTGAACCGGTCCCATGCCGTGCAGACCCTGTTCACCGGGCTGGAATACAACAATTCCGGAGTCGTCGCCCACCAGGACGAAGACATCGAGGGTTTGCCCAACATCGCGGCTTTGGAAGAGGAATTGGATCAGAGCGACCGCTACCTTGAGCAACATTTTGAGGCGGCTCATGTGGAGGGTCTGGGAAATGAACAAGAGTCCCAAAGCGCGTCTCCAGGGGAGACAGACCGATGA
- a CDS encoding cobyrinate a,c-diamide synthase, translated as MDTPPRLILAGLSGGAGKTILSLGLCRALTDLGLRVQPFKKGPDYIDAAWLGLAARRETSNLDPFMMPSDSLVRLFLRESASADVALIEGNRGLFDGKDTSGSCSTAELARLLQAPVVLIINCTKMTRTVAALVLGCRTFEPNLHLAGVILNRTAGPRHKTILRQCIEQYTDVPVVGILPKIKPDPIPERHMGLVSDQECTEAEATLCRLATVARDCLDIETIRAIAASAPALPLPDAPAGSSQGCGFTTDNVSEGGAKPQTVEHEPHPPRKTLGSAQQPPRQDIAMLDPLQGNSIRIGVVRDAALWFYYKENLEELRRNGAELVELSLLSSARWPVLHGLYLGGGFPETQAEQLARNEVTRALVYRLACQGLPIYAECGGFMYLGQSLICRETVYPMSGVFPVQTMLCAKPQGHGYTVAKVVHPNPFHAEGLEFTGHEFHYSKCVTPLPPEMSFALEMQRGSGIDQNRDGLIFRNTFACYTHLHALGVPTWAVNFVAAARRHQENGPENDQT; from the coding sequence GTGGATACCCCTCCTCGCCTTATATTGGCCGGCCTCAGCGGTGGAGCGGGCAAAACCATCCTTTCATTAGGCCTGTGCCGCGCACTGACGGATCTCGGCTTGCGGGTCCAACCCTTCAAAAAAGGCCCGGACTACATCGATGCCGCCTGGCTTGGATTGGCCGCCCGACGGGAGACCTCCAATCTCGACCCGTTCATGATGCCCAGCGATTCGCTGGTACGGCTTTTCCTTCGAGAGTCCGCATCGGCCGACGTGGCCCTGATCGAGGGCAATAGAGGGCTGTTTGACGGCAAAGACACCAGCGGTTCCTGTTCCACCGCGGAATTGGCCAGGTTGCTCCAAGCGCCGGTGGTGCTGATCATCAACTGCACCAAGATGACCCGCACGGTGGCGGCCCTGGTCCTGGGTTGCCGGACCTTTGAGCCGAACCTACATCTGGCCGGGGTCATTCTCAATCGTACTGCCGGACCGCGCCACAAGACCATTCTGCGTCAATGCATCGAGCAGTATACGGATGTTCCCGTGGTCGGAATTCTTCCCAAAATCAAGCCGGATCCTATTCCGGAACGCCACATGGGCCTTGTTTCCGACCAGGAATGCACCGAGGCCGAGGCCACCCTGTGCAGGCTCGCCACCGTTGCCCGTGATTGTTTGGACATCGAGACCATTCGCGCCATCGCCGCCAGCGCACCCGCCCTGCCTTTGCCTGATGCACCAGCAGGCAGTTCCCAGGGATGTGGCTTCACAACCGACAACGTCTCAGAAGGTGGTGCTAAGCCCCAAACCGTGGAGCACGAACCCCATCCGCCCAGAAAGACCTTGGGATCAGCTCAGCAGCCCCCTCGGCAAGATATAGCGATGCTTGACCCGCTCCAGGGAAATAGCATTCGCATCGGAGTAGTCCGGGACGCAGCGCTCTGGTTTTATTACAAGGAAAATTTAGAGGAGTTGCGAAGGAATGGGGCGGAACTGGTTGAACTCAGCCTGCTCTCATCTGCGCGGTGGCCCGTGCTTCATGGCCTGTATTTAGGGGGCGGTTTTCCGGAAACCCAAGCCGAACAACTGGCCAGGAACGAGGTAACGAGAGCCTTGGTTTACCGACTCGCTTGCCAAGGGCTGCCCATCTATGCTGAATGCGGAGGGTTCATGTATTTAGGCCAAAGCCTGATCTGCAGGGAGACCGTGTACCCCATGTCCGGGGTCTTTCCGGTCCAGACAATGCTCTGCGCCAAACCGCAGGGCCATGGCTACACCGTGGCCAAGGTAGTCCATCCCAACCCCTTTCATGCTGAGGGGCTGGAATTCACCGGCCATGAATTTCATTACTCCAAATGCGTCACTCCCTTGCCACCGGAGATGTCCTTTGCCTTGGAAATGCAGCGGGGCAGCGGTATCGACCAAAATCGAGATGGCCTGATTTTCCGCAACACTTTTGCCTGCTACACCCACCTTCACGCCCTGGGAGTGCCGACCTGGGCCGTTAACTTCGTAGCGGCGGCGCGGCGGCACCAGGAAAACGGCCCAGAGAATGATCAAACATGA
- the dsrB gene encoding dissimilatory-type sulfite reductase subunit beta, translated as MAFISSGYDPKQPMKNRITDIGPKHYEQFLPPVIKKNYGKWLYHEILEPGILMHKAESGDEVYTIRVGSPRLMGIQTIREMCEIADKHCGGHLRWTTRNNVEFMVDSKDKVAPLKEDLLSRKHTGGSYKFPIGGTGAGMTNIIHTQGWVHCHTAATDASGTVKAVMDDLFEEFTQMRLPAQLRVSMACCVNMCGAVHCSDIGFVGYHRKPPIIDHNVLDQICEVPLAVSACPTAAIRPTKVDMPDGTKVNSVAIKQERCMFCGNCYTMCPALPLSDGAGGDGLIIMVGGKVSNRISNPKFSKVVVDFVPNEPPRWPTLVKKVRQIVDAYSKGAHKYERLGEWAERIGWERFFEVCDLEFTWHLIDDFRDPAYETWRQTTNFKF; from the coding sequence ATGGCATTCATTTCCTCAGGATATGATCCGAAGCAGCCGATGAAGAATCGGATCACGGATATCGGCCCTAAGCATTATGAGCAGTTTTTGCCGCCGGTAATCAAGAAGAACTACGGCAAGTGGCTGTACCACGAAATTCTGGAACCCGGCATTCTGATGCACAAGGCCGAGAGCGGTGACGAAGTGTACACCATTCGTGTCGGCTCCCCGCGACTGATGGGCATACAGACCATCAGGGAAATGTGTGAAATCGCCGACAAGCATTGCGGCGGACACCTGCGCTGGACAACACGAAACAATGTCGAGTTCATGGTGGACAGCAAGGACAAGGTCGCCCCCTTGAAGGAAGACCTGCTCAGCCGCAAGCACACCGGCGGCAGCTACAAGTTCCCCATCGGCGGCACCGGCGCGGGCATGACCAACATCATTCACACCCAGGGCTGGGTGCATTGCCACACCGCGGCCACGGACGCTTCCGGAACGGTCAAGGCCGTGATGGACGACCTGTTCGAGGAATTCACCCAGATGCGCCTGCCCGCGCAGCTGCGCGTCTCCATGGCCTGCTGCGTGAACATGTGCGGCGCCGTGCACTGCTCGGACATCGGCTTCGTCGGCTACCACCGCAAGCCTCCGATTATCGACCACAACGTCCTGGATCAGATCTGCGAAGTACCGTTGGCCGTGTCCGCCTGCCCCACCGCCGCCATCCGTCCGACCAAGGTCGACATGCCAGACGGCACCAAGGTCAACTCCGTGGCCATCAAGCAGGAACGCTGCATGTTCTGCGGCAACTGCTACACCATGTGCCCGGCCCTGCCACTGTCCGATGGAGCAGGCGGCGACGGCCTGATCATCATGGTCGGCGGCAAGGTCTCCAACCGGATCAGCAACCCGAAGTTCTCCAAGGTCGTCGTGGACTTCGTGCCCAATGAGCCGCCCCGCTGGCCCACGCTGGTCAAGAAAGTCCGCCAGATCGTGGATGCCTACTCCAAGGGTGCGCACAAGTATGAGCGCCTGGGCGAATGGGCTGAGCGGATCGGCTGGGAGCGCTTCTTCGAGGTTTGCGACCTGGAGTTCACCTGGCACCTGATCGATGATTTCCGCGATCCCGCCTACGAGACCTGGCGGCAGACCACGAACTTCAAGTTCTAA
- the asnS gene encoding asparagine--tRNA ligase, whose protein sequence is MNRTSVFQAVSTVVPLGSILLRGWVRTRRDAKEVTFLEINDGSCLMNVQVVVDHAVADKLFKDVNTGASVEIHGEHVASPAAGQSWEVRAERVVLICSADQETYPLQKKRHSDEFLRTIAHLRPRTNKYGAMARIRSEAAFAVHDFFRGRGFWYLHAPILTGSDCEGAGEMFRVTSLPPEHQPKPGADVHAEDFFGRQANLTVSGQLEAELYACALGKVYTFGPTFRAENSNTPRHAAEFWMIEPEFAFGDLAEDMQLAEDLTKAMVRHVMDTRADDLELFAKFVDKTLLGDLEILLAKPFARISYAQAIDILEDSKRDFEFQVLFGSDLQTEHERFLAEEHFKQPVIVYDYPRTIKPFYMRLNDDGETVAAMDLLVPRVGELVGGSQREERLNILSDRMDEQGLNKDAYWWYLDTRRFGSAPHAGFGMGFERFLMMITGATNIRDVIPFPRTPGHLEF, encoded by the coding sequence ATGAACAGAACATCCGTTTTTCAGGCCGTGAGCACAGTCGTGCCGCTGGGTTCCATTCTGCTTCGGGGCTGGGTGCGCACCAGGCGGGACGCCAAGGAAGTCACATTTCTGGAGATCAACGACGGCTCCTGCCTCATGAACGTGCAGGTCGTCGTGGACCACGCCGTGGCGGACAAGCTGTTCAAGGACGTGAATACCGGGGCCTCGGTGGAGATTCACGGCGAGCACGTGGCCTCGCCCGCCGCGGGGCAGAGCTGGGAGGTGCGGGCCGAGCGGGTCGTGCTTATCTGCTCGGCGGATCAGGAAACGTATCCGCTTCAGAAAAAGCGCCATTCGGACGAGTTCCTGCGGACCATCGCCCATCTGCGGCCCAGGACCAACAAGTACGGGGCCATGGCCCGGATCCGGTCCGAGGCGGCCTTTGCCGTGCATGATTTTTTTCGCGGGCGGGGCTTCTGGTATCTGCATGCGCCGATTTTGACCGGTTCGGACTGCGAGGGGGCTGGGGAGATGTTCCGGGTGACCAGCCTACCTCCCGAGCACCAGCCCAAGCCCGGAGCCGACGTCCATGCCGAGGATTTTTTCGGACGACAGGCCAATCTGACCGTCTCCGGTCAACTGGAGGCCGAGCTGTACGCCTGCGCCCTGGGCAAGGTCTACACCTTCGGGCCGACCTTCCGGGCCGAAAACTCCAATACTCCGCGGCATGCCGCGGAATTCTGGATGATTGAACCGGAGTTCGCCTTCGGGGATTTGGCCGAAGACATGCAGTTGGCCGAAGACCTGACCAAGGCCATGGTCCGGCACGTCATGGATACCCGTGCGGACGACCTGGAACTGTTCGCCAAGTTCGTGGACAAGACCTTGCTCGGCGACCTGGAAATATTGCTGGCCAAGCCCTTTGCCCGGATATCCTATGCCCAGGCCATTGACATCCTGGAAGACAGCAAGCGGGATTTTGAATTTCAGGTGTTGTTCGGGTCGGACTTGCAGACCGAGCATGAGCGTTTCCTGGCCGAGGAGCACTTCAAGCAACCGGTGATCGTTTACGATTATCCGCGAACCATCAAGCCGTTCTACATGCGCCTGAACGACGACGGCGAAACCGTGGCGGCCATGGACCTGCTTGTGCCCCGTGTGGGAGAACTGGTGGGCGGGAGCCAGCGCGAGGAACGGCTGAACATCCTCTCGGACCGGATGGACGAGCAGGGCCTGAACAAGGACGCCTACTGGTGGTACCTGGACACCCGCCGCTTCGGCTCCGCGCCTCACGCCGGATTCGGCATGGGTTTCGAGCGCTTCCTGATGATGATCACCGGCGCGACCAACATCCGCGACGTGATTCCCTTTCCCCGCACGCCGGGACATTTGGAGTTTTAG
- a CDS encoding dissimilatory sulfite reductase D family protein → MDDAAAKQAIIDGMMAKSKSKSKFYFKDLTAMVPEIKTLHAKKLLGQMVNEEILEYWSSGSTTFYGLKGAGKQQAGEGE, encoded by the coding sequence ATGGATGACGCAGCGGCAAAACAAGCCATAATCGACGGCATGATGGCCAAAAGCAAAAGCAAGTCCAAATTCTATTTCAAGGACTTGACCGCCATGGTTCCGGAAATCAAAACTCTGCATGCAAAAAAACTTCTGGGCCAGATGGTCAACGAAGAAATTCTGGAATACTGGTCCAGCGGCAGCACCACCTTTTACGGCCTCAAAGGTGCAGGCAAGCAGCAGGCCGGCGAAGGCGAATAG
- a CDS encoding molybdopterin biosynthesis protein has translation MTFQRSIYLTTIPIPEALAAAKEALDREQLIRREVVLSQDALGRVTAGPIFSRYSSPTFHSAAMDGVAVDAEATFTAREGRPLELKLGRDYRPVNTGHAMPEGTNAVIMIEQVVQVDEETIAIEAPTFPWQHVRRIGEDIVATELLLPQNHRITPFDVGALLSAGIWEIEVWERVRIAFIPTGDEVLDFTTRPEPKPGQVVESNSQVFKALGESWGCVVTRTPPVRDELGALTKVVRKALEDAHIVVIGAGSSAGTKDFTRTVMESQGRILVHGIAAMPGKPSLLGEAGGKLLVGAPGYPVSAVICFEELVRPLAAWMGRRDPGARPKVRVELTRKTPSKLGVQEFMRLAIGRVGEKWVATPLARGAGMITTLTKAQGIARIPMHSEGVEAGALLDAELLVPEAEMERTIVCVGSHDNTLDLLTNELMGLAEPFRLASTHVGSMGGLTALRNGAAHLAGCHLFDPETADYNFPFLAKYLAGLDLLVINLAIRHQGLITAKGNPKSIRGVEDLARPDLTFINRQRGAGTRILLDHHLKQADITSDSVKGYDKEEYTHMAVAVNVLSGAADCGLGIFAAAKALNLDFVPLARERYDLIIPRQFADDPKITTILDLIRSETLQAKIRDLGGYDTDLTGKEMMPEMGLG, from the coding sequence ATGACCTTTCAACGTTCCATCTACCTGACAACCATCCCCATTCCCGAAGCCCTGGCCGCGGCCAAGGAGGCCCTGGACCGGGAGCAATTGATCCGCAGGGAAGTCGTTTTGTCCCAGGACGCTCTGGGTCGGGTTACAGCGGGGCCGATTTTTTCCCGGTATTCCAGTCCGACGTTTCACAGCGCGGCCATGGACGGAGTGGCCGTGGACGCGGAAGCCACGTTTACGGCCCGAGAGGGGCGGCCCCTGGAATTGAAGCTGGGGAGGGACTACCGGCCCGTGAACACCGGCCACGCCATGCCCGAGGGAACCAACGCGGTGATCATGATCGAGCAGGTGGTCCAGGTGGACGAGGAAACCATCGCCATCGAGGCCCCGACCTTTCCCTGGCAGCACGTCCGACGCATCGGCGAGGACATCGTGGCCACGGAGCTGCTCTTGCCGCAGAACCACCGGATTACGCCCTTTGACGTGGGCGCGCTGCTCAGCGCCGGAATTTGGGAAATCGAGGTCTGGGAGCGGGTGCGCATCGCCTTCATCCCCACCGGGGACGAGGTGCTGGACTTCACCACCAGGCCGGAGCCCAAGCCCGGCCAGGTGGTTGAGAGCAATTCCCAGGTATTCAAGGCCCTGGGTGAATCCTGGGGCTGCGTGGTCACCCGGACGCCGCCGGTCCGGGACGAACTGGGCGCTCTGACCAAAGTCGTGCGCAAAGCACTGGAAGACGCACACATCGTGGTCATCGGCGCGGGTTCCTCCGCCGGGACCAAGGATTTCACACGCACGGTCATGGAGAGCCAGGGCCGGATACTGGTCCACGGCATCGCGGCCATGCCCGGCAAGCCGTCGCTCCTGGGCGAGGCCGGAGGTAAACTGCTGGTGGGTGCGCCGGGCTATCCGGTCAGCGCGGTGATCTGCTTCGAGGAACTGGTCCGGCCCCTGGCCGCCTGGATGGGCCGCCGTGATCCGGGGGCGCGGCCCAAGGTCCGGGTGGAGCTGACCCGCAAGACGCCGTCCAAGCTGGGGGTCCAGGAATTCATGCGTCTGGCCATCGGTCGGGTGGGCGAGAAATGGGTGGCCACGCCCTTGGCCCGGGGCGCGGGGATGATCACCACCCTGACCAAGGCCCAGGGCATCGCCCGGATCCCCATGCACAGCGAGGGCGTGGAGGCCGGGGCCCTGCTGGACGCCGAGCTGCTGGTCCCCGAAGCCGAAATGGAGCGAACCATCGTCTGCGTGGGCAGTCACGACAACACCCTGGATCTACTGACCAACGAACTGATGGGCCTGGCCGAGCCCTTTCGGCTGGCCTCAACGCACGTGGGCAGCATGGGCGGCCTGACCGCCCTGCGCAACGGCGCGGCCCACCTGGCCGGGTGCCACCTCTTTGATCCCGAAACCGCGGACTACAACTTTCCGTTCCTGGCCAAATACCTCGCCGGCCTGGACCTGCTGGTGATCAACCTGGCCATCCGCCACCAGGGGCTGATCACGGCCAAGGGCAACCCAAAGAGCATCCGGGGCGTTGAGGATCTGGCCCGGCCCGATCTGACCTTCATCAACCGTCAACGCGGCGCGGGAACGCGCATCCTCCTGGACCACCACCTCAAGCAGGCCGACATCACCTCGGACTCGGTCAAAGGCTATGACAAAGAAGAGTACACGCACATGGCCGTGGCCGTGAACGTGCTCAGCGGCGCGGCGGACTGCGGCCTGGGCATCTTCGCCGCGGCCAAGGCCCTGAACCTGGACTTCGTGCCCCTGGCCCGGGAACGCTACGACCTGATCATCCCCAGACAATTCGCGGATGACCCGAAAATCACCACGATCCTGGATCTGATCCGCTCCGAGACGTTACAGGCGAAAATCCGCGACCTGGGTGGATATGATACAGACTTGACGGGAAAGGAGATGATGCCGGAGATGGGATTGGGGTGA
- a CDS encoding helix-turn-helix transcriptional regulator, giving the protein MKNLLSTKEVAQLLDVNEKMVYGLIAEKGLPATKVTGKWLFPKHLVEQWIENSTQNFPSPTSPLPPYHGLLIVAGSDDPLLERTLNLFNKTFPKHLAVYGNVGSFGGLKAMNNNLCHMASSHLIQAEDGDYNFQFAEEELSAPPAVINFCFREQGLILAKGNPLNIRSVADLGRKEIRAVNRPLTTGTRLLFDQHLEKAGVAAETMVGYGNEVHRHLDVGLEVLSGRADVGPAIRAVAGILELDFLPLGRERFDLLISRERFFDKGVQQFLGLLHDATFSRQAEALTGYDVSQAGRTIYPSDPENR; this is encoded by the coding sequence GTGAAGAACTTGTTGTCCACCAAGGAAGTGGCCCAATTGCTCGATGTGAACGAGAAGATGGTCTACGGCCTGATTGCCGAAAAGGGGCTGCCGGCCACGAAAGTCACCGGGAAGTGGCTTTTTCCCAAACATCTCGTGGAGCAATGGATTGAAAACAGCACCCAGAATTTCCCTTCGCCGACTTCGCCCCTGCCACCGTATCACGGCCTGCTGATCGTGGCCGGCAGCGACGATCCGCTGCTGGAACGGACCTTGAACCTGTTCAACAAAACCTTTCCCAAGCATCTGGCGGTCTACGGCAACGTGGGCAGCTTCGGCGGGTTGAAGGCCATGAACAACAATTTGTGCCACATGGCTTCCAGCCATCTGATTCAGGCCGAGGACGGGGATTACAATTTTCAGTTCGCCGAGGAGGAACTGAGCGCCCCTCCGGCGGTGATCAATTTTTGCTTCCGGGAGCAGGGCCTGATCCTGGCCAAGGGCAATCCCCTGAACATTCGCTCCGTGGCCGATTTGGGGCGCAAGGAAATCCGGGCGGTCAACCGTCCACTGACCACGGGTACGCGCCTGCTCTTCGACCAGCACCTGGAGAAGGCCGGTGTGGCCGCGGAAACCATGGTCGGGTACGGCAACGAGGTGCATCGGCACCTGGATGTCGGATTGGAGGTCTTGAGCGGCCGGGCGGATGTCGGGCCGGCCATCCGGGCAGTGGCCGGAATCCTGGAGCTGGACTTTCTGCCGCTGGGCCGGGAGCGGTTCGATCTGCTGATTTCCCGGGAGCGATTCTTTGACAAGGGAGTCCAGCAGTTCCTGGGGCTGCTCCACGACGCGACGTTTTCGCGTCAAGCCGAGGCCTTGACCGGATATGATGTCTCCCAGGCCGGGCGAACGATATATCCAAGTGATCCGGAGAACAGGTAA